A window of Apium graveolens cultivar Ventura chromosome 8, ASM990537v1, whole genome shotgun sequence contains these coding sequences:
- the LOC141679481 gene encoding uncharacterized protein LOC141679481: MERYHVNLRVTTTYHPQTNGQAEVSNREIKQILEKVVSPSRKEYWSLKLYKVVWTYRTAFKTPLGMFPFQLVYGEACHLPTKLEHKAYWALKKLNLDMEAAREKRMLQLNELDKFHLQDYENNKLYQEKVKRWNDRRLVHKTFVPVQQVLLFNSHLRLFPGKLKSRWSGPFIVKTLFPHGAMEIFDEHPDQAFKEMVRG; this comes from the coding sequence tcatcctcaaactaatgggcaaGCTGAAGTCTCTAATCGAGAGATCAAGCAAATCTTGGAGAAGGTTGTGAGTCCGTCAAGGAAAGaatattggtctttgaagctatATAAAGTTGTTTGGACCTACAGAACAGCATTCAAGACTCCTCTAGGCATGTTTCCTTTCCAGTTGGTATATGGTGAGGCGTGTCATTTGCCTACAAAGCTAGaacataaagcatattgggctttgaagaagctgAATCTTGACATGGAAGCTGCTCGAGAAAAGAGAATGCTCCAACTTAATGAACTCGACAAATTCCATCTACAGGATtatgaaaataacaagttatatCAGGAGAAGGTCAAGAGATGGAATGATAGGAGGTTAGTGCACAAGACATTTGTGCCTGTTCAGCAAGTTCTattgttcaactctcatctccgtctttttccagGAAAACTTAAGTCACGGTGGTCAGGTCCGTTCATTGTCAAAACTTTGTTTCCACATGGAGCCATGGAAATTTTTGATGAGCATCCGGACCAAGCGTTCAAAgaaatggtcagaggttga